From a single Natronorubrum tibetense GA33 genomic region:
- a CDS encoding sodium:solute symporter family protein has product MSLALQLGIIVGYLLLALAVGLVAYRLTDRTAEDFYLASRTVGTIVLLFTTFATLLSAFTFFAGPNIAYAQGPEWILVMGLMDGIIFAVLWYVIGYKQWLLGQRYEYVTLGEMLGDRFASRRLRGLVAGISLLWLFPYVMLQQVGAGTALEALTEGAVPYAAGAGLITVFMILYVVIAGFRGIAWTDTLQGAFMLVATWVALLWVLAVVGGPGAATDALASNEATADFLSLGSAYYTPQWMLSTAITIGFGVAMFPQVNQRFFAAGSRTVLKRSFALWPILCVLLFVPSFMLGAWARGLDVAIPEGENVLPVILAEYTPVWFAALVIAGAMAAMMSSSDSMLLSGSSYFTRDLYRPFVDRDISDRREDLLARVGVVGFATAAFVASLWNPATLFELGDAAFSGFAQLALPVMVSLYWRRTTRAGITAGIVLSQGFYLSSLFLATVPSAYAGWTAGLVGMGIGLLATVVVSLVTTPADDERRAIYFDGLGAD; this is encoded by the coding sequence GTGAGCCTCGCCCTCCAACTCGGCATCATCGTCGGCTACCTGCTTCTGGCGCTGGCCGTCGGGCTGGTCGCCTACCGACTGACCGACCGGACGGCGGAGGACTTCTACCTCGCCAGTCGGACGGTCGGAACGATCGTGCTGCTGTTTACGACCTTCGCGACGCTGCTCTCGGCGTTTACGTTCTTCGCGGGACCGAACATCGCCTACGCCCAGGGGCCGGAGTGGATCCTCGTCATGGGGCTGATGGACGGAATCATTTTCGCCGTCCTCTGGTACGTCATCGGCTACAAGCAGTGGCTGCTCGGCCAGCGATACGAGTACGTCACGCTCGGGGAGATGCTCGGCGACCGGTTCGCCTCGAGGCGACTCCGCGGGCTCGTCGCGGGCATTAGCCTGCTCTGGCTCTTTCCGTACGTCATGCTCCAGCAGGTCGGCGCCGGCACCGCCCTCGAGGCCCTGACGGAGGGCGCCGTTCCGTACGCCGCCGGTGCGGGACTGATTACCGTGTTCATGATCCTCTACGTCGTCATCGCCGGCTTTCGGGGGATCGCGTGGACCGACACGCTGCAGGGCGCATTCATGCTCGTCGCGACCTGGGTCGCCCTGCTCTGGGTGCTCGCCGTCGTCGGCGGTCCCGGTGCCGCAACGGACGCACTGGCATCCAACGAAGCGACCGCCGACTTTCTCTCGCTCGGCAGCGCCTACTATACGCCCCAGTGGATGCTCTCGACGGCGATTACGATCGGCTTCGGCGTCGCGATGTTCCCGCAGGTGAACCAGCGCTTTTTCGCCGCGGGCTCGAGAACGGTGCTCAAGCGCTCGTTCGCGCTGTGGCCGATCCTCTGCGTGTTGTTGTTCGTCCCCTCGTTCATGCTCGGCGCGTGGGCCCGCGGGCTCGACGTGGCGATTCCGGAGGGCGAGAACGTGCTTCCGGTGATCCTCGCCGAGTACACGCCGGTCTGGTTCGCCGCGCTCGTCATTGCCGGCGCGATGGCCGCGATGATGTCCTCTTCGGACTCGATGCTCTTGTCGGGGTCGTCCTACTTTACGCGGGACCTGTACCGACCGTTCGTCGACCGCGACATCTCGGATCGTCGTGAGGACCTGCTGGCTCGAGTCGGCGTCGTGGGCTTTGCGACCGCCGCCTTCGTCGCCAGCCTCTGGAACCCCGCAACGCTGTTCGAACTCGGCGACGCGGCCTTCAGCGGTTTCGCCCAACTCGCCCTGCCCGTCATGGTCTCGCTCTACTGGCGGCGGACGACTCGAGCCGGGATCACCGCCGGCATCGTCCTCAGCCAGGGCTTTTACCTCTCGAGTCTCTTCCTCGCGACCGTCCCGAGCGCGTACGCCGGCTGGACGGCCGGACTCGTCGGGATGGGAATCGGACTGCTCGCCACCGTCGTCGTCTCGCTGGTCACGACGCCCGCAGACGACGAACGCCGGGCGATCTACTTCGACGGATTGGGCGCGGACTAA
- a CDS encoding ArsR/SmtB family transcription factor: protein MARLFPFRSEPAEHEGQPRVVDLEGEDADAVFSALSSTTARQIYARLDEEPGTPSDVADAIDSSIQNVRYHLEKLEDAGLVSVVDTWYSSRGNEMSVYATTDGPLIVTGDESAASRIREALSRFVGGIGALAGGSLLVHHGLTRWAESATDSSGAGTAPAGAETDDTDGGDAGESEDGGDTESDDSTDDAADDDFGAQQTDAEDEEMDEADEAESDDADVAYDEEGTGETFDAEPAAGDGAVEPAGDGTAAVAQTLFETVPPGLLFFLGGLLVLTAVTLYWYWYRPAY, encoded by the coding sequence ATGGCCCGGCTGTTCCCGTTTCGCTCCGAACCCGCAGAACACGAGGGCCAGCCACGCGTCGTCGACCTCGAGGGCGAGGACGCCGATGCCGTCTTCAGCGCGCTCTCGTCGACGACTGCGCGCCAAATCTACGCCCGACTGGACGAGGAGCCCGGAACGCCGAGCGACGTCGCCGACGCGATCGACTCCTCGATTCAGAACGTTCGGTACCATTTAGAGAAACTCGAGGATGCCGGGCTCGTCTCCGTTGTCGACACGTGGTACTCCTCTCGCGGCAACGAGATGAGCGTCTACGCGACGACCGACGGTCCGCTGATCGTCACGGGCGACGAGTCGGCGGCGAGCCGAATACGGGAGGCCCTCTCCCGGTTCGTCGGTGGGATCGGCGCGCTGGCCGGCGGGAGCCTCTTAGTCCACCACGGACTCACGCGGTGGGCCGAGTCGGCGACGGACTCCTCGGGGGCGGGGACGGCCCCGGCGGGGGCAGAAACGGACGATACCGACGGTGGAGACGCCGGCGAATCGGAGGATGGTGGAGACACCGAATCGGACGACTCGACGGACGACGCAGCCGACGACGATTTCGGCGCACAACAGACGGATGCGGAAGACGAGGAGATGGACGAGGCCGACGAGGCCGAATCTGACGACGCCGACGTCGCGTACGACGAGGAGGGGACCGGCGAGACGTTCGATGCTGAACCGGCGGCCGGCGACGGCGCTGTCGAACCCGCGGGCGACGGTACTGCGGCGGTCGCCCAGACGCTGTTCGAGACCGTTCCGCCGGGGCTCCTCTTTTTCCTCGGTGGCCTGCTCGTGTTGACCGCGGTCACCCTCTACTGGTACTGGTACCGACCGGCGTACTGA
- a CDS encoding DUF5778 family protein, producing MADAIDDDLYQRTKRLLEPGEIELNGAIVHTDHDGQEDVQMMQATLDVGDIIAEHSGHEPEDCYVYSGNDDPDFSSNQHQGLTLEDESFVWECQQLLRQGSFDIVIYYRASADHEAILEGVRDLGYEVTGVEGD from the coding sequence ATGGCAGACGCGATCGACGACGACCTCTATCAGCGGACCAAACGGCTCCTCGAACCGGGCGAGATCGAACTCAACGGCGCGATCGTCCACACCGATCACGACGGGCAGGAAGACGTACAGATGATGCAGGCCACGCTCGACGTCGGCGACATCATCGCCGAGCACTCGGGCCACGAGCCGGAGGACTGCTACGTCTACTCGGGCAACGACGACCCCGACTTCTCCTCGAACCAACACCAGGGGCTCACCCTCGAGGACGAATCGTTCGTCTGGGAGTGCCAGCAACTGCTGCGTCAGGGCAGTTTCGATATCGTCATCTACTACCGAGCGAGCGCCGACCACGAGGCGATTCTCGAGGGCGTCCGCGACCTCGGCTACGAGGTCACGGGCGTCGAGGGCGACTAA
- the uppS gene encoding polyprenyl diphosphate synthase has product MKRWLRQRVDAVYEEVLSREISGAPTHVAVIQDGNRRYARRKGDDATDGHREGAQTTERVLEWCQDIGVEELTLYAFSTENFDRPDEENQALFDLLCEKLREFADADRVHENEVRIRVIGEVERLPERVRDAVDYAERRTRGYDRFVLNIALAYGGRSQLLEAVQGVASDVETGTLEPDAIDVETIEDRLYDQPVRDVDLIIRTGGDERTSNFLPWHANGNEAAVFFCTPYWPEFSKTDFLRGIRTYEHREESWRRTRARRAIALLGAVSDPELVEAKSIVERFRDSLPTAEQPDPDDLEGVDGGQVEELDSSGQAAD; this is encoded by the coding sequence ATGAAGCGGTGGCTCCGGCAGCGCGTCGACGCGGTCTACGAGGAGGTGCTCTCGAGAGAGATTTCCGGTGCACCGACGCACGTCGCGGTGATCCAGGACGGCAATCGACGGTACGCTCGCCGCAAGGGAGACGACGCGACCGACGGCCACCGCGAGGGGGCCCAGACGACCGAGCGCGTCCTCGAGTGGTGTCAGGACATCGGCGTCGAGGAGCTGACGCTGTATGCGTTCTCGACCGAGAACTTCGACCGCCCGGACGAGGAGAATCAGGCGCTGTTCGACCTCCTGTGTGAGAAGCTTCGGGAGTTCGCCGACGCCGATCGCGTCCACGAGAACGAGGTCCGCATCCGGGTGATCGGCGAGGTCGAGCGACTCCCCGAACGGGTGCGCGACGCCGTCGACTACGCCGAGCGCCGCACCCGCGGCTACGATCGGTTCGTCCTCAACATCGCGCTCGCCTACGGCGGGCGTTCGCAGCTGCTCGAGGCGGTTCAGGGCGTCGCCAGCGACGTCGAAACGGGCACCCTCGAGCCGGACGCAATCGACGTCGAGACGATCGAGGACCGACTCTACGACCAGCCGGTTCGGGACGTCGACCTGATCATCCGAACCGGCGGCGACGAGCGGACCTCGAACTTCCTCCCGTGGCACGCTAACGGCAACGAGGCCGCCGTCTTCTTCTGTACGCCCTACTGGCCGGAGTTCTCGAAGACCGATTTCCTTCGGGGCATTCGAACGTACGAACACCGCGAGGAGTCCTGGCGACGGACCCGCGCTCGACGCGCAATCGCCCTGCTCGGCGCCGTCAGCGATCCCGAACTCGTCGAAGCCAAGTCGATCGTTGAGCGGTTCCGCGACTCGCTGCCGACGGCCGAACAGCCCGATCCGGACGACCTCGAGGGCGTCGACGGCGGCCAGGTGGAGGAACTCGACTCGAGCGGGCAGGCCGCGGACTGA
- a CDS encoding DUF3311 domain-containing protein, giving the protein MRRLELVGWIAVAVVLCALAIPWFFWGDATVVAGLPVWLWWHIGWMGLTSVVFYLFTQRAWGIGIETESGGDSSRDGTSNGNGGTNRSARSATNGDRP; this is encoded by the coding sequence ATGCGTCGGCTAGAACTCGTGGGCTGGATCGCGGTCGCGGTCGTCCTCTGCGCGCTCGCGATCCCGTGGTTCTTCTGGGGGGACGCAACGGTGGTCGCCGGACTCCCAGTGTGGCTCTGGTGGCATATCGGCTGGATGGGGCTCACGTCGGTCGTCTTTTACCTGTTCACCCAGCGAGCGTGGGGAATCGGCATCGAAACTGAATCGGGGGGAGACTCGAGCAGAGACGGAACGTCGAACGGGAACGGCGGAACGAATCGCTCGGCCCGATCGGCGACTAACGGTGATCGACCGTGA
- a CDS encoding DUF92 domain-containing protein — protein MTAPVRRAGAFALLCTLVLAVPLGGPWVGAAIAAVVIGGAFAVTDGPLFDLLAYPGDYEDGRLYGLITFVLAAVTLGLIAVTASMSVAVFVAAVLLVGYGNAAEQLARRRTDHDVVLVAVFCLVATVAAVGGQALTQSLTDGAASLESIGSTVPTMIFLGASAALLAALLRDVLLARDDPIVMLSVGLLGWLLAELEPALTLDGVEIVAALGVTIALGYASYALETASIAGMLTGILLGLLTIVLGGYGWFVVLISFFAIGGLSSKFRYEEKAELGVAEDNNGARGSGNVLGNAAVAIVAVLGYAASSATILPGDPEPGLFLFAFAGSVSTAMSDTLSSEIGSVFDTPRLITTLEPVEPGTDGGVTWQGEIAGIAGATVVAGISYVLFPEVGVVGAAIIVAAGIVGMTVDSLLGATLEGDILSNQGVNFLATLSGALFCALVVLAFTVFG, from the coding sequence GTGACAGCACCCGTTCGGCGAGCAGGAGCGTTTGCGCTCCTCTGTACGCTCGTCCTCGCCGTGCCCCTCGGCGGCCCCTGGGTCGGGGCCGCGATCGCGGCCGTCGTGATCGGAGGGGCGTTCGCCGTGACCGACGGTCCGCTCTTCGACCTCCTCGCGTATCCGGGAGACTACGAGGACGGTCGCCTCTACGGACTCATCACGTTCGTCCTCGCAGCCGTCACGCTCGGTCTCATCGCAGTCACGGCCTCGATGTCCGTCGCCGTCTTCGTCGCCGCCGTGCTCCTCGTCGGCTACGGAAACGCCGCGGAGCAACTCGCCCGCCGCCGGACCGACCACGACGTCGTCCTCGTGGCCGTCTTCTGTCTGGTCGCGACTGTCGCGGCCGTCGGCGGCCAAGCGCTCACGCAGTCGTTGACCGACGGGGCGGCCTCGCTCGAGTCGATAGGATCGACCGTTCCGACGATGATTTTCCTCGGCGCAAGCGCCGCGTTACTCGCCGCCTTGCTCCGGGACGTGCTGCTGGCCCGCGACGACCCCATCGTCATGCTCTCGGTCGGCCTGCTGGGCTGGCTGCTCGCGGAGCTCGAGCCGGCACTGACGCTCGACGGCGTGGAGATCGTCGCCGCCCTCGGGGTCACCATCGCGCTCGGCTACGCCTCCTACGCGCTCGAGACGGCCTCAATCGCGGGGATGCTCACCGGCATCCTGTTGGGGCTGTTGACCATCGTCCTCGGCGGCTACGGCTGGTTCGTCGTCCTCATCTCCTTTTTCGCCATCGGCGGGCTCTCCTCGAAGTTTCGCTACGAGGAAAAAGCGGAACTGGGGGTTGCCGAGGACAACAACGGTGCCCGCGGCAGCGGCAACGTACTCGGCAACGCCGCCGTCGCGATCGTCGCCGTGTTAGGCTATGCGGCGAGTTCGGCGACGATACTGCCCGGCGATCCCGAACCGGGGCTCTTTCTGTTCGCCTTCGCGGGCTCCGTCTCGACCGCGATGAGCGACACGCTCTCGAGCGAGATCGGGAGCGTCTTCGACACGCCGCGGCTGATCACCACCTTAGAGCCAGTCGAACCCGGCACCGACGGCGGCGTCACCTGGCAGGGAGAGATCGCCGGTATCGCGGGCGCGACTGTCGTCGCCGGCATCTCCTACGTCCTCTTCCCGGAGGTCGGCGTCGTCGGCGCGGCGATCATCGTCGCCGCCGGCATCGTCGGCATGACCGTCGACAGCCTGCTTGGCGCGACGCTCGAGGGCGACATCCTCAGCAATCAGGGCGTCAACTTCCTGGCGACCCTCTCGGGCGCGCTGTTCTGTGCCCTCGTGGTGCTGGCGTTCACAGTATTCGGGTAA
- the dnaG gene encoding DNA primase DnaG, with product MEDTSKYLIHANVTADGVVERSDVVGAIFGQTEGLLGDELDLRDLRQSQKVGRIDVEITSTAGQSHGHLTIATSLDKVETATLAASLETIDRVGPCRANLEVTEIEDVRAAKRKEVVNRAKELLQTGFDDSVMSSEEILAEVRQHVRVEDITEYEGLPAGPRVTDSDAIIVVEGRSDVLTLLKYGVKNAIAVEGTNVPDAVAELTRHRTVTAFLDGDRGGDLIFEELSQVGDIDFVAFAPSGTSVEDLDHHQLFASLRNKVPYDNVSGLNEPREAVAATDGSSTPAPEPDARRTHGSEAASPTSIDESSGSTTQTASGANAAADVTTAGEAATESEAVGPSDGSSSAQSAASTDAGSTSGAAPDTPAEPAKPETVYGHASAVIRDGTDRVRFLDADGDTIDETDANDAYDALEDLESAPTTIILDTILSQRLLDLAADRGVDRIVARSLGQFTKRPTAVRIHAIDDVAAERPDSE from the coding sequence ATGGAAGACACGTCGAAATACCTCATCCACGCGAACGTTACGGCTGACGGGGTCGTCGAGCGGAGCGACGTCGTCGGCGCGATCTTCGGCCAGACCGAAGGCTTGCTCGGCGACGAACTCGACCTCCGTGACCTCCGTCAGTCACAGAAAGTCGGCCGCATCGATGTCGAGATAACCAGCACCGCCGGCCAGTCACACGGCCACCTCACCATCGCGACCAGCCTCGACAAGGTCGAGACCGCGACGCTCGCGGCCTCGCTCGAGACCATCGACCGCGTCGGGCCGTGTCGAGCGAACCTCGAGGTCACCGAGATCGAGGACGTCCGCGCGGCCAAGCGCAAGGAAGTCGTGAATCGGGCGAAGGAACTCCTGCAGACGGGGTTCGACGACAGTGTGATGAGCTCCGAGGAGATCCTCGCGGAGGTACGCCAGCACGTCCGGGTGGAGGATATCACCGAGTACGAGGGGCTGCCGGCTGGTCCCCGTGTCACCGATAGCGACGCGATCATCGTCGTTGAGGGGCGCTCGGACGTGCTCACCCTCCTCAAGTACGGCGTCAAGAACGCCATCGCGGTCGAGGGGACGAACGTCCCCGACGCGGTCGCGGAACTGACTCGTCACCGCACGGTTACGGCCTTCCTCGACGGCGATCGCGGCGGGGATCTCATCTTCGAGGAACTATCGCAAGTGGGCGATATCGACTTTGTCGCGTTCGCGCCCTCCGGCACGTCCGTCGAGGATCTGGACCACCATCAGCTGTTCGCGTCGCTGCGCAACAAGGTCCCCTACGACAACGTCTCCGGATTGAACGAGCCTCGAGAGGCCGTTGCGGCGACCGACGGGAGCTCGACGCCGGCCCCGGAACCAGATGCCAGACGCACGCACGGGTCCGAAGCCGCCTCGCCGACGTCGATCGACGAGTCGTCCGGTTCGACCACCCAGACGGCGAGTGGGGCGAACGCGGCCGCCGACGTGACGACCGCCGGCGAGGCGGCGACCGAGAGCGAGGCTGTCGGTCCGTCCGACGGCTCCTCGAGCGCGCAGTCGGCCGCGAGCACCGACGCGGGGTCGACATCAGGGGCGGCCCCCGACACACCGGCCGAACCTGCGAAACCGGAGACCGTCTACGGCCACGCGTCGGCTGTCATCCGAGACGGCACCGACCGGGTTCGGTTTCTCGACGCCGACGGCGACACTATCGACGAGACCGACGCGAACGACGCCTACGACGCGCTCGAGGACCTCGAGTCGGCACCGACGACGATCATCCTCGATACGATCCTCAGCCAACGACTGCTCGATCTGGCGGCCGATCGGGGCGTCGATCGGATCGTCGCACGCTCGCTTGGACAGTTCACTAAGCGGCCGACGGCTGTCCGGATCCACGCGATCGACGACGTGGCGGCGGAACGTCCCGACTCGGAGTGA
- a CDS encoding DUF7344 domain-containing protein — translation MAPSRIPVDVDRFTQVAEVPTETAYALLASTRTRVALHVLSTAGSRPSLERLATSVARLDPEGSPTSVRISLVHVVLPKLEANGVLEYELEEEAVHLDGPVVGLEEPIGTAPDATGKDGRGPTTRTDTRTPTTGNDGPGSIDARDPEE, via the coding sequence ATGGCACCCTCTCGCATCCCTGTCGACGTCGATCGGTTCACGCAAGTTGCCGAGGTCCCGACCGAGACAGCCTACGCGCTCCTCGCGAGTACCCGTACCCGGGTTGCCCTGCACGTACTATCGACGGCCGGGTCGCGTCCATCTCTCGAGCGACTGGCGACATCGGTCGCCCGACTGGATCCCGAGGGGTCGCCGACATCGGTCCGGATCTCGCTCGTCCACGTCGTCCTGCCGAAACTCGAGGCGAACGGTGTGCTCGAGTACGAACTGGAAGAGGAGGCCGTCCACCTCGACGGCCCGGTCGTCGGCCTCGAAGAGCCCATCGGCACGGCTCCGGACGCGACGGGTAAGGACGGTCGCGGACCGACGACGAGGACCGATACTCGCACGCCGACGACGGGGAACGACGGACCCGGATCGATCGACGCGCGCGACCCAGAAGAGTAG
- a CDS encoding undecaprenyl diphosphate synthase family protein — protein MGLYERYLALRIRRHDGTLPDHIALVITERDLLERGAYETLTEFFAWAFEYASQVTVYVSVLDAAAVPALRRELETIDAPRAVAVRGPDDQTRADAPIRIGIGLGGKHEFTSAVRTLAERVDDGELEPDEIDDERVEEHLIFPTEPDLVIKTGAERLSDFMIWQSVYSELYFTDVNWRDFRRRDFLRAVREYCNRSRRYGQ, from the coding sequence GTGGGTCTGTACGAACGGTACCTCGCGTTGCGAATCCGCCGCCACGACGGCACGCTGCCCGACCATATCGCCCTCGTCATCACCGAGCGGGACCTCCTCGAGCGCGGCGCCTACGAGACGCTCACGGAGTTTTTCGCGTGGGCGTTCGAGTACGCCTCGCAGGTGACGGTCTACGTGAGCGTCCTCGACGCCGCCGCAGTTCCTGCCTTGCGACGCGAACTCGAGACGATCGACGCGCCGCGAGCGGTGGCGGTTCGGGGACCGGACGATCAGACCCGTGCGGACGCGCCGATCCGGATCGGAATCGGACTCGGTGGCAAACACGAGTTCACCAGCGCCGTCCGAACGCTCGCGGAACGCGTCGACGACGGCGAACTCGAGCCCGACGAGATCGACGACGAGCGGGTCGAGGAACACCTCATCTTCCCGACCGAACCCGATCTCGTGATCAAAACCGGTGCCGAACGGCTCTCGGACTTTATGATTTGGCAGTCGGTCTACTCCGAACTCTACTTTACGGACGTCAACTGGCGGGATTTCCGCAGGCGAGACTTCCTGCGGGCGGTCCGAGAGTACTGCAACCGGTCGCGACGCTACGGTCAGTGA